A genomic window from Carassius gibelio isolate Cgi1373 ecotype wild population from Czech Republic chromosome A11, carGib1.2-hapl.c, whole genome shotgun sequence includes:
- the LOC128022645 gene encoding microspherule protein 1-like isoform X3, translated as MEKDVKAGMSSVVAAEASVGPVVSQSRSEDEESTAVKRTAAQAFSGPGMIPKRRSSSRSIKRKKFDDELVESSLAKSTSRVKGQPVIEPIRCPGGDLTISDKKKPQGLKSASSFTHPLTMVIAPSSMTKRMKKSKQPLQITKDLGRWKPTDDLLLINAVLQTTDLSSVHLGVKFSCRFTLREIQERWYALLYDPVISKLAWQSMRQLHPEAIAAIQSKALFSQAEEALLAKITSSSQPKLEVFQDLLNKHPNVFYPSRTAKNLMVHWQLLKQYYLLEDQSVQPLPKGEQVLNFSDAEQVVDDAKLKDSRDEVLEHELMIADRHQKREIRQLEQELPRWQVLVDSITGMNSPDFDNQTLAALRGRMVRYLMRSRENRRICCGRSITSAVET; from the exons ATGGAGAAAG ATGTGAAGGCGGGTATGTCCTCTGTCGTGGCTGCAGAAGCGTCGGTCGGACCTGTGGTGTCACAGAGCCGCTCAGAGGACGAGGAGTCCACCGCTGTGAAGAGGACCGCCGCTCAGGCCTTCAGTGGACCGGGAATGATCCCCAAACGCAGAAGCTCCTCCAG atcaataaaaagaaagaagTTTGATGATGAACTGGTTGAGAGTAGCCTTGCGAAATCTACCAGTCGGGTCAAAGGTCAGCCTGTCATTGAGCCAATCAGATGTCCCGGCGGTGACCTCACCATCAGTGATAAAAAGAAG CCACAGGGTTTAAAGTCTGCCAGCTCTTTTACACATCCCCTTACCATGGTGATCGCTCCTTCATCAATGACCAAACGGATGAAGAAGAGCAAGCAGCCGTTACAGATCACCAAAGACCTGGGCCGCTGGAAACCCACCGACGACCTGCTGCTCATCAATGCCGTTTTGCAG ACCACAGATCTCTCATCTGTTCATCTGGGGGTGAAATTCAGCTGTCGCTTCACGCTGCGAGAGATTCAGGAGCGCTGGTACGCTCTACTGTATGACCCAGTCATATCAAA GTTGGCGTGGCAGTCCATGAGACAGCTGCATCCAGAGGCCATCGCTGCTATTCAGAGTAAAGCTCTGTTCAGTCAGGCAGAGGAAGCCCTGCTCGCCAAGATCACCTCA AGCAGTCAGCCTAAGCTGGAGGTTTTTCAAGATTTGCTGAACAAGCACCCGAATGTCTTTTACCCGTCGCGCACTGCTAAGAATCTGATGGTCCACTGGCAGCTGCTCAAGCAGTACTATCTGCTGGAGGACCAGAGCG TTCAACCTCTGCCTAAAGGAGAGCAAGTGCTGAACTTCTCTGATGCCGAGCAGGTGGTTGATGATGCCAAACTCAA ggacAGCAGGGATGAAGTCTTAGAGCACG AGCTGATGATTGCAGATAGACATCAGAAGCGTGAGATCAGACAGCTGGAGCAGGAGCTTCCTCGCTGGCAGGTGTTAGTGGACAGCATCACAG GCATGAATTCACCAGACTTTGATAATCAGACGCTGGCAGCTTTACGTGGACGAATGGTCAGATATCTGATGAGATCTAGAGAG